From a region of the Acidiferrobacteraceae bacterium genome:
- the aprB gene encoding adenylyl-sulfate reductase subunit beta, protein MPTFVYMTRCDGCGQCVDICPSDIMHIDTVTRRAYNLEPNMCWECYSCVKACPHYAIDVRGYADFAPLGHSVRVDRNEEKGVIAWRIKFRNGKKDMDLLAPITTKPWGKFIPQLRDVSGPTQAQRDSQLLYNEPKYIRLDDGDIHTLESNGLKMKAGVYY, encoded by the coding sequence ATGCCTACTTTCGTATATATGACCCGCTGCGACGGCTGCGGACAGTGCGTGGACATTTGTCCTTCGGACATCATGCACATCGACACCGTCACGCGTCGTGCCTACAACCTCGAGCCCAACATGTGCTGGGAGTGCTACTCCTGCGTCAAGGCCTGCCCGCATTACGCGATTGACGTGCGCGGTTATGCCGACTTCGCACCACTGGGGCACAGCGTGCGTGTGGACCGCAATGAGGAAAAGGGTGTCATTGCCTGGCGCATCAAGTTCCGCAACGGCAAGAAAGACATGGACCTGCTGGCACCCATCACGACCAAGCCGTGGGGCAAGTTCATCCCGCAATTGCGCGATGTTTCCGGTCCTACTCAGGCGCAGCGCGACAGCCAGCTCCTGTATAACGAACCCAAATACATTCGCCTCGATGACGGTGATATTCATACTCTCGAGTCCAATGGACTGAAAATGAAAGCAGGGGTGTACTACTAA
- the aprA gene encoding adenylyl-sulfate reductase subunit alpha translates to MGHKTIVEDNIDILVCGAGLGGTGAAFEARYWGQNKKIVIAEKANIDRSGAVAQGLYAINCYMGTRFGENNPEDHVRYARIDLMGMVREDLLFDMARHVDSAVHQFEEWGMPIMRDPKKGSYLREGRWQIMIHGESYKPLVAEAAKKSADKVFNRICVTHLLMDESKPNRVAGAVGFNVRTGDYHVFKSKAVIVAAGGASNIFKPRSVGEGAGRVWYAPWSSGSAYGLLIEAGAKMTQMENRIVLARFKDGYGPVGAYFLHLHTYTQNAYGEEYESKWFPELQKMVGKEYLDPEASHRTHRPIPTCLRNHALINEVNAGRGPIHMVTMEAFQDPHLEEIGWHNFLGMTVGQAVLWAATDVDPKNENPELTTSEPYVMGSHATGCGAWCSGPEDVSPPEYFWGYNRMTSVEGLFGAGDAVGGTPHAFSSGSFTEGRIAAKAACKYIDDGKAEGIRVTDKQIRDREEEIFKPMSHYKTYRNEITAGSVNPNYHNPRQALDRLQKLMDEYGGGASVNYMTNDKLLNIGLKKLKIMEEDLEKIAAADIHELLRAWEVKHRHRTSECVLQHTLFRKETRWPGYYYRGDAMKLDDENWHVLTVSRRDPETGEYTMEKAPCYHLVTEEEEKKAS, encoded by the coding sequence ATGGGACACAAAACAATCGTTGAAGACAATATCGACATCCTGGTCTGTGGAGCAGGCCTGGGTGGTACCGGTGCTGCTTTTGAAGCCAGATACTGGGGCCAGAACAAGAAGATCGTGATCGCCGAAAAGGCGAACATCGACCGTTCCGGCGCGGTGGCGCAGGGCCTGTACGCGATCAACTGCTACATGGGCACCCGTTTCGGTGAGAACAATCCGGAAGACCATGTGCGGTATGCACGTATCGACCTGATGGGCATGGTTCGCGAAGACCTGCTGTTCGATATGGCGCGTCACGTTGACTCTGCCGTGCACCAGTTCGAAGAATGGGGCATGCCGATCATGCGCGACCCCAAGAAAGGCTCATATCTGCGTGAAGGTCGCTGGCAGATCATGATCCACGGTGAGTCCTACAAGCCGCTCGTAGCAGAAGCCGCGAAGAAATCGGCGGACAAGGTATTCAACCGTATCTGCGTCACCCATCTGTTGATGGATGAAAGCAAGCCGAACCGTGTTGCCGGCGCCGTGGGTTTCAATGTGCGTACTGGTGACTACCACGTGTTCAAGTCCAAGGCGGTTATCGTCGCCGCGGGCGGCGCGTCCAACATCTTCAAGCCGCGTTCCGTGGGCGAAGGTGCGGGTCGTGTGTGGTATGCGCCGTGGTCCTCGGGCTCGGCCTATGGCCTGCTGATCGAAGCCGGCGCCAAGATGACCCAGATGGAAAACCGTATCGTGCTGGCCCGCTTCAAGGACGGTTACGGTCCGGTGGGCGCCTACTTCCTGCATCTCCATACCTATACGCAGAATGCGTACGGCGAAGAGTACGAATCCAAGTGGTTCCCCGAGCTGCAGAAGATGGTAGGCAAGGAGTATCTGGACCCGGAGGCTTCGCACAGAACCCATCGTCCGATTCCGACCTGTTTGCGTAATCATGCGTTGATCAACGAGGTCAATGCCGGTCGCGGTCCGATCCACATGGTCACCATGGAAGCCTTCCAGGACCCGCATCTGGAAGAGATTGGTTGGCACAACTTCCTCGGCATGACCGTCGGTCAGGCCGTGCTGTGGGCGGCCACCGATGTGGATCCGAAGAACGAAAACCCGGAACTGACAACGTCCGAACCCTATGTCATGGGTTCTCACGCGACTGGTTGTGGTGCCTGGTGCTCGGGGCCTGAGGATGTGTCTCCGCCAGAGTACTTCTGGGGCTACAACCGTATGACCTCGGTCGAGGGCCTGTTTGGCGCCGGTGACGCAGTCGGCGGTACGCCGCACGCGTTCTCGTCCGGATCCTTCACCGAGGGTCGTATCGCCGCCAAGGCTGCCTGCAAGTACATCGACGACGGCAAGGCCGAAGGTATCCGTGTTACCGACAAGCAGATCCGGGATCGCGAGGAAGAGATCTTCAAGCCGATGTCGCATTACAAGACCTACCGGAATGAGATCACCGCCGGCTCGGTCAACCCGAACTATCACAACCCGCGCCAGGCCCTGGATCGCCTGCAGAAGCTGATGGACGAATATGGTGGCGGTGCGTCGGTCAACTACATGACCAACGACAAGCTGCTGAATATCGGGCTCAAGAAGCTCAAGATCATGGAAGAGGATCTGGAGAAGATTGCGGCCGCGGATATCCACGAGCTGTTGCGGGCCTGGGAGGTGAAGCATCGCCACCGCACCTCCGAGTGCGTGCTGCAGCATACCTTGTTCCGCAAGGAAACCCGTTGGCCCGGCTACTACTACCGTGGTGACGCCATGAAGCTGGACGACGAGAACTGGCATGTATTGACTGTTTCTCGCCGCGATCCGGAGACGGGTGAATACACCATGGAGAAGGCGCCTTGCTATCACCTCGTTACTGAAGAGGAAGAGAAGAAGGCAAGCTAA
- the tadA gene encoding tRNA adenosine(34) deaminase TadA translates to MNPPTREDWMRRALELAHRAREAGEVPVGAVLVQEDKVLGEGWNQPIGLNDPTAHAEIQALRAATARIGNYRLPCNSILYVTLEPCPMCAGALVHARVGEVVYGAADPRAGAAGSVFNILESPFLNHRARVTGGVLESECGDLLREFFRARRPQA, encoded by the coding sequence GTGAACCCCCCCACACGCGAAGACTGGATGCGCCGCGCACTCGAGCTGGCGCATCGGGCGCGAGAGGCGGGCGAAGTTCCGGTGGGCGCGGTCCTCGTACAGGAAGACAAGGTACTGGGCGAAGGTTGGAACCAGCCCATTGGCCTCAATGACCCGACCGCCCATGCCGAGATCCAGGCCCTGCGTGCGGCCACCGCTCGAATCGGCAACTATCGCCTGCCATGCAATTCAATTCTCTACGTGACCCTTGAGCCTTGCCCCATGTGTGCCGGCGCCCTGGTGCACGCGCGAGTAGGGGAGGTGGTCTATGGTGCCGCAGACCCTCGCGCTGGTGCCGCCGGCAGCGTGTTCAATATTCTCGAATCGCCGTTCCTGAACCACCGGGCCCGAGTTACGGGCGGGGTGCTGGAGAGCGAATGCGGCGATCTGCTGAGAGAATTTTTCCGCGCCCGGCGTCCCCAGGCATAG
- the mltF gene encoding membrane-bound lytic murein transglycosylase MltF, which yields MRLALLALLGFSVALSGCEPRPANKLQAVKQSGELVVLTRNSSTTYYEGPDGYLGVEYDMAKAFADHLGVKLRMVVPDHFSEILRMLANNEADMAAAGLSITKERKKIVRFAPPYQHIRQQVVYRSGTKRPRKISDLVGSQIVVPAGTTYADRLAELQKKYPQLAWTESTKLGVEDLLQMVADGTLAYTIADSNIVDANRILYPDLHVGFEIQHPESLAWAFPLSDDDSLYDAAVHFQRHLRRSGEIKVLLERYYGAAQSNYFNITLYQLRIRDQLPLYRSMFQRSGERHDIDWRLLAAISYQESYWNPQAISPTGVEGMMMLTDVTAKQLGVADRLDAEQAIEGGATYLRSMIDKLPQSITEPDRTWMALASYNVGYRHLLDARKLTAQQGANPDKWNAVKQRLPLLAKPQYYKHASAGYARGWEPVDFVGRIRRYYEILVKLQQKERDLRRNYAIDLVAPAI from the coding sequence ATGCGTCTGGCCCTGTTGGCGCTGCTTGGCTTCAGTGTGGCCCTTTCCGGATGTGAACCCAGGCCGGCCAACAAACTGCAGGCGGTCAAGCAATCCGGGGAGCTTGTGGTTCTCACCCGCAACAGTTCGACGACCTATTATGAGGGCCCGGACGGCTACCTCGGAGTTGAATACGACATGGCGAAGGCTTTCGCCGACCACCTGGGCGTAAAACTGCGCATGGTCGTGCCGGACCATTTTTCGGAAATCCTGAGAATGCTAGCCAACAACGAGGCCGACATGGCAGCGGCCGGTCTTTCGATCACAAAAGAGAGAAAGAAGATCGTTCGTTTTGCGCCCCCATATCAGCACATCCGGCAACAGGTTGTTTACCGCTCCGGGACCAAGCGGCCTCGCAAGATCTCGGATCTGGTCGGCTCGCAAATCGTGGTTCCCGCCGGCACCACCTATGCCGACCGCCTGGCCGAACTGCAGAAGAAGTATCCCCAACTCGCCTGGACGGAATCGACGAAACTTGGCGTGGAGGATTTGCTGCAAATGGTCGCGGATGGAACCCTGGCCTATACCATCGCGGATTCCAACATTGTCGACGCAAACCGGATACTCTATCCGGATCTGCATGTGGGCTTCGAGATCCAACACCCGGAGAGCCTTGCCTGGGCCTTCCCGCTCAGTGACGACGACAGCCTCTATGATGCGGCGGTGCACTTCCAGCGCCACCTGCGCCGATCTGGCGAGATCAAGGTCTTGCTGGAACGCTACTATGGTGCCGCGCAATCAAACTACTTCAATATCACCCTGTACCAGCTACGCATTCGCGACCAGCTCCCGCTTTATCGCTCGATGTTCCAGCGTTCCGGCGAACGCCACGACATTGACTGGCGGCTGCTGGCGGCGATCTCGTATCAGGAGTCCTATTGGAATCCGCAGGCGATCTCGCCCACCGGGGTGGAAGGAATGATGATGTTGACCGATGTCACCGCCAAACAACTTGGCGTGGCGGACCGCCTCGATGCCGAACAGGCCATCGAGGGCGGTGCAACCTACCTGCGGTCCATGATCGATAAACTGCCGCAATCCATCACCGAGCCGGACCGCACCTGGATGGCGCTGGCATCGTACAATGTGGGCTATCGCCACCTGCTCGACGCCCGCAAACTCACAGCGCAACAGGGCGCGAATCCGGACAAGTGGAACGCGGTAAAACAACGCCTGCCGCTACTTGCGAAGCCGCAGTACTACAAGCACGCCAGCGCCGGCTATGCCCGCGGCTGGGAGCCTGTGGATTTCGTGGGACGCATTCGCCGCTACTACGAGATTCTGGTGAAGCTGCAACAGAAAGAGCGGGATCTGCGACGGAATTACGCCATCGACCTGGTCGCGCCCGCCATCTAG
- a CDS encoding cyclic nucleotide-binding domain-containing protein, whose protein sequence is MTGIPETPMIDKALLQNLIPLNTLTDGNLEVLVEHARTESVAAGTVLFRHGDVDESVYYLLEGEIVLKAADRKERRIIAGSEDARYALARLKPRQSTGTVATQSTILSFGDEVLDRLLTWDQVGGIEVVELDADEDGDWMMQVLRNPIFERLPAANATRMLECLEPVPVRAGQVIIRQGEPGDYYYLVREGNCSVSQKGPDGKVAIVNQLGPGDQFGEEALISNAPRNATIVMKTDALLMRLAKKDFLELLEPPLLNWATARQVKSRLTAGAVLLDVRTPDEFARGAVKTSRNVPLKRIHAALESLDPTGRYVVCCDTGRRSAVAAFLLSQHGFNVTALKDGLVGLQTARNRG, encoded by the coding sequence ATGACCGGAATCCCAGAAACACCCATGATTGACAAGGCCTTACTGCAGAACCTGATCCCGCTCAACACCCTGACCGACGGGAATCTGGAGGTCCTCGTGGAGCATGCGCGGACGGAATCCGTGGCCGCCGGGACAGTGCTGTTTCGGCACGGAGACGTGGACGAATCGGTCTACTATCTGCTCGAGGGCGAGATCGTACTGAAGGCGGCAGACCGAAAGGAAAGGCGCATTATCGCGGGCAGCGAGGATGCCCGCTACGCCCTGGCTCGATTGAAGCCTCGACAGAGCACCGGTACCGTGGCCACGCAATCGACCATACTGAGCTTTGGGGACGAGGTGCTGGATCGGCTGCTTACCTGGGATCAGGTTGGCGGAATCGAGGTGGTGGAACTGGACGCCGACGAGGACGGCGACTGGATGATGCAGGTGTTGCGCAATCCGATCTTCGAGCGGCTACCTGCCGCTAACGCGACCCGCATGCTGGAATGTCTGGAGCCGGTGCCGGTCCGGGCGGGACAGGTCATCATTCGCCAAGGCGAGCCGGGCGACTACTACTACCTGGTTCGCGAAGGCAATTGCAGTGTTTCGCAGAAAGGGCCTGACGGCAAAGTGGCAATCGTCAACCAGCTCGGACCGGGGGACCAGTTTGGCGAGGAAGCCCTGATTTCCAATGCGCCGCGCAATGCGACCATCGTAATGAAGACCGATGCCTTGCTGATGCGCCTCGCCAAGAAGGATTTTCTGGAGCTGCTCGAGCCGCCTCTGCTGAACTGGGCCACTGCCCGGCAGGTGAAATCCCGGCTTACGGCCGGGGCAGTGCTGCTGGATGTGCGAACGCCCGACGAGTTCGCTCGCGGTGCGGTCAAGACCAGCCGCAATGTACCGCTCAAGCGCATTCATGCGGCCCTGGAGTCGCTGGATCCGACCGGTCGCTATGTCGTGTGCTGCGATACCGGGCGCCGCAGCGCCGTCGCGGCATTCCTGTTGAGCCAGCACGGATTCAATGTCACGGCCCTGAAAGACGGCCTGGTCGGGCTGCAGACGGCGCGGAACCGGGGCTAG
- the pstS gene encoding phosphate ABC transporter substrate-binding protein PstS, protein MSSLFHRTLIGVVAAVILAPSIAGAAGVTEISGAGATFPYPVYAKWAEKYHNLHGVKMNYQSIGSGGGIKQIKAKTVDFGASDAPLKAEELDSAGLMQFPMVMGGVVPVVNLPGVPHGKMKLSGQVLADIFLGKIKNWNDSRIAALNSGIKLPDTRIAVIHRADGSGTTWIYTNYLSKVSDEWKSKVGNNKSVAWPTGFGGMGNEGVASYVRRIKGAIGYVEYAYALQNKMNYALLKNRAGHYVAPTSKNFQAAAAGADWAHAKGFYMVLTDQPGANSWPITGATFILVYKTQAKPATGKAVLRRGAGKSRARAVRRSGSKKLAEQSIGRIRP, encoded by the coding sequence ATGTCGAGCCTTTTCCATCGTACCCTGATCGGTGTCGTGGCCGCGGTCATTCTGGCGCCGAGCATCGCGGGTGCCGCCGGGGTCACGGAAATTTCCGGTGCCGGCGCCACCTTCCCCTATCCCGTATACGCCAAGTGGGCCGAGAAGTATCACAACCTGCACGGTGTGAAGATGAACTATCAGTCCATTGGTTCCGGTGGCGGCATCAAGCAGATCAAGGCCAAGACTGTTGATTTCGGTGCTTCTGATGCCCCGCTCAAGGCCGAAGAACTGGATTCCGCCGGCCTGATGCAGTTCCCCATGGTTATGGGTGGTGTGGTTCCGGTTGTGAATCTGCCCGGCGTTCCCCATGGCAAGATGAAACTGAGTGGCCAGGTGCTGGCTGACATCTTCCTGGGCAAGATCAAGAACTGGAACGACAGCCGCATCGCCGCCCTGAACTCCGGCATCAAGCTTCCGGATACCCGGATCGCCGTGATCCATCGTGCCGATGGTTCCGGTACCACCTGGATCTACACCAACTACCTGTCGAAGGTCAGTGACGAGTGGAAGAGCAAGGTCGGCAACAACAAGTCCGTTGCCTGGCCGACGGGTTTTGGCGGCATGGGCAACGAAGGTGTTGCTTCCTATGTGCGTCGCATCAAGGGCGCGATCGGCTACGTCGAGTATGCCTATGCGCTGCAGAACAAGATGAACTACGCCCTGCTGAAGAACCGCGCCGGTCACTATGTTGCGCCGACCAGCAAGAACTTCCAGGCCGCGGCCGCAGGCGCTGATTGGGCCCATGCCAAGGGGTTCTACATGGTGCTGACCGATCAGCCGGGTGCCAACAGCTGGCCGATCACCGGTGCGACCTTCATCCTGGTTTACAAGACCCAGGCCAAGCCAGCTACCGGCAAGGCCGTGCTTAGACGTGGAGCAGGGAAATCAAGAGCGAGAGCGGTTCGCCGGTCTGGCAGTAAGAAGCTAGCAGAACAAAGTATCGGAAGGATCCGGCCGTAG
- the pstC gene encoding phosphate ABC transporter permease subunit PstC, with the protein MDGVKGLAKTRMLPTDWSDRLFRGTTRFFAYFVLLIVVAILMSLIIGAWPALSKFGFGFLGSKQWNPVTEQFGAAVAIFGTLVTSAIALIIAIPVSFGIAVFITELAPTWMKRPVGTAIELLAAIPSIIYGMWGLFVFVPVFSEHVQPWMTDHLSWIPFLGALVDGPPMGIGIFTAGLILAVMILPFITAVMRDVFEIVPSVLKESAYGLGATTWEVVRSVVLPYTKVGVVGGIMLGLGRALGETMAVTFVIGNAHEISSSLFMPGNTISSTLANEFTEAVGETYTASLIALGLVLFLITFIVLALAKLLLLRLTAREGKGT; encoded by the coding sequence ATGGATGGCGTAAAAGGCTTAGCAAAGACGCGCATGCTTCCGACCGACTGGTCAGATCGCCTGTTCCGGGGGACGACGCGCTTCTTCGCCTACTTCGTGTTGCTCATTGTCGTTGCCATTCTCATGTCCCTGATCATCGGGGCCTGGCCGGCGCTCAGCAAGTTCGGTTTTGGTTTTCTCGGAAGCAAGCAATGGAACCCGGTGACCGAGCAATTCGGCGCCGCGGTCGCGATCTTCGGTACCCTGGTAACGTCAGCGATTGCCCTGATCATTGCAATCCCGGTCAGTTTCGGCATCGCAGTCTTTATTACAGAGTTGGCGCCGACCTGGATGAAGCGGCCGGTTGGTACGGCCATCGAACTACTGGCGGCGATTCCCAGCATCATCTACGGCATGTGGGGCCTGTTTGTTTTTGTTCCGGTGTTCTCGGAACATGTGCAGCCCTGGATGACGGATCACCTCTCATGGATTCCGTTCCTGGGTGCATTGGTGGACGGCCCCCCCATGGGGATCGGAATTTTTACTGCGGGTCTGATTCTCGCGGTGATGATCCTGCCATTCATTACTGCGGTCATGCGGGATGTGTTCGAGATCGTTCCGTCGGTATTGAAGGAGTCGGCCTACGGTCTGGGCGCTACCACCTGGGAGGTCGTGCGCAGTGTGGTCTTGCCTTACACGAAGGTCGGTGTAGTCGGCGGAATCATGCTCGGCCTAGGCCGCGCTCTGGGGGAAACCATGGCCGTTACCTTTGTTATCGGAAATGCACATGAAATAAGCAGTTCCCTGTTCATGCCCGGCAATACAATTTCATCCACTCTGGCGAACGAGTTTACTGAAGCGGTGGGTGAGACCTATACAGCGTCGCTCATCGCCCTCGGTCTTGTGTTGTTTCTGATTACCTTCATCGTCCTCGCCCTGGCCAAGCTGCTGTTGCTACGTCTGACCGCTCGGGAAGGCAAGGGCACATGA
- the pstA gene encoding phosphate ABC transporter permease PstA: MLTLYSRRKVMNSFWLVMSVLATAFGLFWLAWLLWTLLSNGFQWLAWSLFTQTTPPPGSAGGLANAIVGSLVMTAVGMLIGAPVGVLAGTFLSEFGRQSRAAPVIRFVSDILLSAPSIVIGVFVYTIIVLQTGHFSGWAGAVALALIAIPVVLRTTEDMLRLVPDSTREAAAALGAPQWKVVVLIVYRAARGGIVTGVLLAVARISGETAPLLFTALNNQFWSSSLNRPVANLPVVIFQFAMSPYDDWQHLAWAGALLITGGILVLNIVARMIQGTGKRARY, encoded by the coding sequence ATGCTGACTCTCTATTCGCGCCGCAAGGTCATGAACAGCTTCTGGCTCGTGATGTCGGTTCTTGCAACCGCCTTTGGGTTGTTTTGGCTGGCGTGGTTGTTGTGGACCCTGCTGAGCAACGGGTTTCAATGGCTTGCCTGGAGCCTTTTCACACAGACCACCCCACCTCCCGGAAGCGCGGGCGGACTCGCGAACGCCATTGTCGGAAGCCTGGTCATGACTGCCGTGGGCATGCTGATCGGGGCACCGGTGGGGGTATTGGCTGGGACCTTCCTGAGCGAGTTCGGGCGCCAGTCGCGTGCGGCGCCGGTTATCCGTTTCGTTAGCGATATTCTGCTGAGCGCACCTTCCATCGTGATAGGCGTATTCGTTTATACGATCATTGTGCTTCAGACCGGGCATTTCTCCGGCTGGGCCGGCGCCGTAGCCTTGGCGCTGATCGCCATTCCCGTTGTGCTTCGTACGACCGAGGATATGTTGCGCCTGGTCCCGGACAGCACCCGTGAAGCGGCCGCTGCCCTGGGCGCGCCCCAATGGAAGGTGGTGGTATTGATTGTCTATCGCGCAGCTCGTGGAGGGATCGTAACCGGCGTGCTGTTGGCAGTGGCGCGTATTAGCGGTGAAACCGCGCCCCTGTTGTTCACCGCGCTAAACAACCAGTTCTGGAGCTCCAGTCTGAATCGGCCGGTTGCCAACCTGCCGGTGGTAATCTTTCAGTTTGCCATGAGCCCCTATGACGACTGGCAGCATCTGGCCTGGGCCGGTGCCCTGTTGATTACCGGGGGCATTCTGGTGCTCAATATCGTAGCCCGTATGATTCAGGGCACCGGAAAACGGGCGCGCTACTGA
- the pstB gene encoding phosphate ABC transporter ATP-binding protein PstB, translating to MSTNPESNQNQNSSNSTVPELSSHPVGKFPAKISVRNLNFFYGRHQALHDITLDVPENQVTAFIGPSGCGKSTLLRCFNRVYEMYPGHKAEGQILLDGNDVLARPMDLNRLRAKVGMVFQKPTPFPMSIYDNIAFGVRMHERLGRSAMHDRVEWALRKAALWDEVKDKLRDSGTALSGGQQQRLCIARGIAVKPEVLLLDEPASALDPISTLKIEELINELKSDYTIVIVTHNMQQAARISDYTAFLYLGKLIEYDDTNVIFTTPRHKETEDYITGRYG from the coding sequence ATGTCTACCAATCCCGAATCCAACCAGAACCAGAATAGTTCGAATTCGACCGTCCCGGAACTGAGCAGTCATCCGGTCGGAAAGTTTCCCGCCAAGATCTCGGTGCGGAATCTGAACTTCTTCTATGGTCGGCACCAGGCCCTGCACGATATCACGCTCGACGTACCCGAAAATCAGGTGACGGCATTCATTGGTCCCTCGGGTTGTGGAAAGTCAACATTGCTCCGCTGTTTCAATCGCGTGTATGAGATGTACCCGGGACATAAGGCGGAGGGTCAGATCCTTTTGGACGGGAACGATGTTCTCGCGCGGCCGATGGATCTCAACCGGCTTCGCGCCAAGGTCGGCATGGTGTTCCAGAAGCCGACACCGTTCCCCATGAGCATCTACGACAATATCGCCTTCGGCGTGCGCATGCACGAGCGCCTGGGTCGGTCGGCAATGCATGATCGCGTGGAATGGGCGCTGCGCAAGGCGGCCCTGTGGGACGAGGTCAAGGACAAACTGCGGGATAGCGGTACCGCCTTGTCCGGTGGACAGCAGCAGCGTCTGTGTATTGCACGGGGCATTGCAGTCAAACCGGAAGTGTTGCTGCTGGACGAACCGGCCTCGGCCCTGGATCCGATCTCCACGCTCAAGATCGAAGAGCTGATCAACGAGCTGAAATCGGACTACACGATCGTGATTGTCACCCACAACATGCAGCAGGCGGCCCGCATCTCCGACTACACGGCCTTCCTGTATCTGGGCAAGCTGATCGAGTACGACGACACCAACGTCATTTTTACGACGCCGCGCCACAAGGAAACGGAAGACTACATTACCGGCCGCTACGGCTAG